In Bosea sp. Tri-49, a genomic segment contains:
- a CDS encoding alpha/beta fold hydrolase, with translation MIAPDLPGYGQSAPLPVPTFDAFGTAIQELLDPLAISHRLIYLPDWGAPVGLDIAMRSPEQVSGLIIQNANAHRSGFGPLWQTTFEFWANPTAENEAKATSHLTFKFTREQYTGGLPEEVAARIKGEPWIED, from the coding sequence GTGATCGCGCCCGATTTGCCAGGCTATGGCCAGTCGGCTCCCTTGCCTGTGCCAACCTTCGATGCATTCGGCACTGCGATCCAGGAGCTTCTGGACCCTCTCGCGATCAGCCATCGCTTAATCTATCTGCCTGATTGGGGAGCACCTGTGGGCCTCGATATCGCCATGCGGTCCCCCGAACAGGTTTCCGGCCTGATCATCCAGAATGCGAACGCGCATCGCAGCGGCTTCGGGCCGTTATGGCAGACGACGTTCGAGTTCTGGGCAAACCCCACGGCAGAAAACGAAGCAAAGGCGACCTCACACCTCACCTTCAAATTCACGCGCGAGCAGTACACGGGCGGGCTGCCGGAGGAGGTCGCCGCAAGGATCAAGGGAGAGCCCTGGATCGAGGACTAG
- a CDS encoding alpha/beta fold hydrolase, translating into MNLPGRMDMRRALISDYANVIARFDAFADYLRRWQPPALMLWGRHEPYFALAGTVSWMEDLPRMEAHILDGSHFLLETRAESALAFILEFIERTGQPKGRAK; encoded by the coding sequence ATGAACCTGCCCGGCCGCATGGACATGCGGCGCGCCCTGATCTCCGACTATGCCAACGTAATCGCCCGTTTCGATGCCTTCGCAGACTACCTCAGGAGATGGCAGCCCCCGGCGTTGATGCTGTGGGGCCGGCACGAACCATATTTCGCGCTAGCCGGGACGGTATCTTGGATGGAAGACCTGCCGAGAATGGAGGCGCACATCCTGGACGGAAGTCATTTCCTGCTCGAAACGCGCGCCGAATCCGCTCTTGCCTTCATACTCGAGTTCATCGAGCGAACGGGACAACCTAAAGGCCGTGCGAAATGA
- a CDS encoding ethanolamine utilization protein translates to MNVRKFTRADASMERSPGQQAGVFVGNLIDERHGGPITIGFGRYEPGQSLSETMIVDDVMVILEGRLSVETEAGTITAGPGEIVYMPKGEAVTIRSHEEGAVTAYVTYPHWQSAHE, encoded by the coding sequence ATGAACGTTCGAAAGTTCACAAGGGCCGATGCGTCGATGGAGCGATCCCCTGGTCAACAGGCAGGTGTGTTCGTTGGCAATCTGATCGATGAGCGACACGGGGGGCCGATAACCATCGGCTTTGGACGTTATGAGCCAGGCCAAAGTCTCTCCGAGACCATGATTGTCGACGACGTCATGGTCATTCTGGAGGGCAGACTTTCGGTTGAGACAGAGGCCGGAACGATTACCGCGGGGCCTGGCGAAATCGTCTATATGCCGAAAGGTGAAGCCGTGACGATCCGCTCTCACGAGGAAGGCGCCGTGACCGCCTATGTCACCTATCCGCATTGGCAGTCGGCACACGAATAG